One window from the genome of Drosophila albomicans strain 15112-1751.03 chromosome 2L, ASM965048v2, whole genome shotgun sequence encodes:
- the LOC117564715 gene encoding uncharacterized protein LOC117564715 — protein sequence MSLDARISQSLNKQVFGVIKAASERQLPMGHQLSRPPTDIVASRKSQLAHNTKSKSKSSQYQRRSQAAAELELQREQQQRERQREQARYSLQIAEAGEAATSAGTVEEVRQIIIKIRLAEMQIGNGNATDEEQEQQLQLEHQQQQELALVEGAAASAATTVADTLNANEQIVNVTLGAAIAGGAAAATVAGGNGTGAGPKPTSGAGAALRTAGSSTEAPKTNIERQLVVVNNNNLAGSVASASAAVKTLQLHEVNDDAIDNDDDDDDESEIATSSLLRRRRSSSAEGVEYCEVLEPPPVNEMLSSEAQRRAQALNSGNSCCRNRSSRSSKTNSLNTMTTSLPEAAANAATGGSTSKRRCCKCKCIDALRGLRGMMEFSNSNSNANAAAIKDKKESTRSSKTRSNADRRSTPPTLSAGTAASTGAAASRRPMQRQRNSVAVAEPSQLAIWARPANAHGDVIIRISSQPQPQFVMETQAPNSCTVCTSSNSNSNTATPLVTMVVAAPPPSTPAPPADAANVLPPMPIEAPRPVSVAASGPYGVGVTVHSQIDFMHCLVPDLEKIINSNFYFGKMDRYEAERLLEGKPEGTFLLRDSAQEEFLFSVTFRKYGRSLHARIEQSGHKFSFDCHDPCVFSALTVTGLLEHYKDPSCVMFFEPCLTMPLHRRQTFSLQQLARATIVSNTTYDGINQLELPGQLKSYLKEYHYKQKLRVKPCDAHTPTPYYANI from the exons CAGCATCTGAGAGACAGCTTCCAATGGGTCATCAATTGAGCAGGCCACCAACTGACATCGTTGCCAGCCGCAAAAGCCAACTTGCCCACAATACCAAGAGCAAATCAAAGTCAAGCCAATATCAGCGACgcagccaagcagcagctgagTTAGAACTGCagcgggagcagcagcagagagagCGGCAGCGGGAGCAAGCGAGGTATAGCTTGCAGATTGCGGAAGCAGGCGAGGCGGCGACGAGCGCGGGAACCGTTGAAGAGGTGCGAcagataataattaaaatacgaTTGGCCGAAATGCAgattggcaatggcaatgcgaCGGATGaagagcaggagcagcaattACAACTggagcatcagcaacaacaggagcTGGCATTAGTTGAGGGCGCCGCAGCGTCTGCGGCAACGACGGTAGCGGACACGCTCAATGCAAATGAACAAATTGTGAATGTGACGTTGGGTGCGGCAATAgcaggaggagcagcagcagcgacggtGGCGGGAGGCAATGGAACGGGGGCGGGTCCCAAACCCACATCGGGGGCAGGTGCTGCGTTACGAACTGCGGGCAGTTCAACGGAAgcgccaaaaacaaacatcGAAAGACAGCTCGTCGTTgtgaataacaacaatttagcGGGAAGCGTTGCGTCGGCGTCGGCTGCGGTCAAAACGCTACAATTGCACGAAGTTAACGACGACGCcatcgacaacgacgacgacgacgatgatgagtCGGAAATAGCAACATCGTCGTTGCTGCGTCggcgtcgcagcagcagcgccgaAGGCGTCGAGTACTGCGAGGTGCTCGAACCGCCGCCAGTCAACGAAATGCTGTCGAGTGAAGCACAACGCCGTGCGCAAG CATtaaacagcggcaacagctgctgtcGCAATCGGAGCAGTCGGAGCAGCAAAACCAACTCATTAAACACAATGACAACTTCCCTgccagaagcagcagccaacgcaGCCACAGGAGGCAGCACATCCAAGCGACGctgttgcaaatgcaaatgcatcgATGCCTTGCGCGGGCTGCGCGGCATGATGGAGTTTAGCAACAGCAATTCCaatgcaaatgctgctgcCATCAAGGACAAAAAGGAATCAACGCGCAGCTCAAAGACACGCAGCAACGCCGACAGACGTTCAACGCCGCCCACGCTCAGCGCAGGCACAGCTGCGTCAACGGGAGCAGCAGCTTCACGTCGTCCGATGCAGAGGCAGCGAAActctgttgctgtggcagaaCCCAGCCAATTGGCCATTTGGGCAAGGCCCGCCAATGCGCATGGGGATGTCATCATACGCATCAGTTCACAGCCGCAGCCACAGTTTGTGATGGAGACGCAGGCGCCCAACAGTTGCACGGTGTGCActagcagcaatagcaacagcaacaccgcAACGCCACTGGTCACCATGGTGGTGGCAGCTCCTCCGCCATCAACGCCAGCGCCTCCAGCAGATGCGGCCAATGTGCTGCCTCCTATGCCCATTGAGGCTCCTCGCCCTGTTTCCGTTGCTGCAAGTGGACCTTATGGCGTGGGCGTGACGGTGCATTCACAGATTGATTTTATGCATTGTCTGGTACCAGATCTGGAGAAGATTATCAATAGTAATTTCTACTTTGGCAAAATGGATCGCTATGAGGCCGAGCGTCTGCTCGAAGGCAAACCAGAGGGCACATTCCTGCTGCGCGATTCGGCCCAGGAGGAGTTCCTATTCTCGGTCACATTCCGCAAATATGGAAGATCACTGCATGCGCGCATCGAGCAGAGCGGCCACAAGTTTAG CTTTGATTGTCATGATCCTTGCGTGTTCTCCGCCTTGACGGTCACCGGACTGCTGGAGCACTACAAGGATCCGTCGTGCGTAATGTTCTTCGAACCGTGCTTGACCATGCCTCTGCATCGTCGTCAGACCTTCTcgctgcagcagctggcaCGTGCCACCATTGTCTCCAATACCACCTACGATGGCATCAATCAGCTGGAGCTGCCGGGTCAGCTGAAGAGCTATCTGAAGGAATACCACTACAAGCAGAAGCTGCGCGTCAAGCCCTGCGATGCCCACACACCAACGCCGTACTATGCCAACATATAG
- the LOC117564733 gene encoding uncharacterized protein LOC117564733 has product MSTFTRCAFLLLTLAVCGSWAIRCYQCSSDQDRKGHDSCGAYKRFNRTEHIAIECNSDESHMPGSFCMKVVQQGPRGFIWDGRWRQVIRRCASVSETGVTGVCNWGVYENGVYWEECYCSNDSCNGSGLTSLDKSLQLLLGFALMAATASFMRS; this is encoded by the exons ATGTCTACGTTTACACGCTGCGCCTTTCTGCTGCTAACGCTGGCTGTTTGCG GCAGTTGGGCCATACGTTGCTATCAGTGCTCCTCGGACCAAGATCGTAAGGGTCATGACAGCTGTGGCGCCTACAAGCGTTTCAATCGCACTGAGCACATTGCCATCGAATGCAATAGCGATGAATCTCACATGCCTGGCTCCTTCTGCATGAAGGTCGTCCAGCAGGGACCACGAGGCTTCATCT GGGATGGACGCTGGCGTCAAGTAATACGCCGTTGCGCTTCAGTTTCTGAGACTGGCGTCACGGGCGTGTGCAATTGGGGCGTCTACGAGAACGGCGTTTACTGGGAGGAGTGTTATTGCTCCAATGACAGCTGCAATGGCTCTGGCCTGACCTCGTTGGATAAATCACTACAGTTATTACTGGGATTCGCTCTGATGGCCGCCACTGCCAGCTTTATGCGCAGCTAG
- the LOC127565256 gene encoding probable G-protein coupled receptor CG31760 has product MEPPLPLPISPGSSSLSSTSSSCLYAIHTPSPLRQRGNAVQRLESPLSLSSEPLTITEQVQLHAPPCDNNNVGLDLEDEPSSSHNNNNTSCSLSSTLTDSKTLDARTPIIV; this is encoded by the coding sequence ATGGAACCTCCATTGCCGCTGCCCATCTCTCCGGGTAGCAGCTCCTTGTCGTCCACCTCGAGCAGCTGTTTGTATGCCATACACACACCATCGCCGCTACGTCAAAGAGGCAATGCTGTGCAGCGCTTGGAgtcgccgttgtcgttgtccagTGAACCGCTGACCATCACGGAGCAGGTGCAGTTGCATGCTCCTCCctgtgacaacaacaatgttggcCTCGATCTGGAAGATGAGCcgagcagcagccacaataataacaacacgTCGTGCTCGCTGTCTTCCACGTTGACGGACAGCAAAACTCTCGATGCTCGCACCCCAATCATCGTCTAA
- the LOC117564713 gene encoding uncharacterized protein LOC117564713 → MSEKKLPSTDEDDNEPEDEAALQEALREMVKIPDIESRHKQPTKRHQTTEVPASRNSPPSKQQKWSKQAVAGVQYSDSNRDATEASCSRAHKQDENPNPIQKRSETWSDRLKKSTKRLQSEIHLKSSKPRIPEASKGSDYLQMPSPSQLLETSIEHPLLDQHLKMTRIEAAAKPKSNNPTRGAFKHMVSTQTPHTSAANAATWTDDELVAAPDAPKQQMDTRQSGIINILTGPFRKSLNVAPSVNDAELITLEPQERLTPGKIFKNLPTFGRARNPIQPTTEDVKRILKEALVENETDKAAVTKGASSAEAASQEEASASVSTEAAKDRVKPVPAEKIEEILIEAAVEDAEIQKISIQDSTLGSATEANKELITLVEVFAGRTAKEAARSPDADSLAISTPSTVSSITPKTSEATVLEDAVIDADLSAEQVQDDVTNSLSTAFKRFLVLPFGGERVAAAEAATNELTPHTIILMPHDLQHALAVEQQQQVKLEQNVQVEREAFEHEPLQHSDSIQTMTIHGRESHITTSHDYCQRGQVKPGVDKTAVRKLIVACILCVFFMICEIIGGLLSNSLAIATDAAHLLTDLAGFLISLFALYLAGRASTNRFNFGWHRAEVIGALMSVYFIWVITGVLVWIAIQRMMSGAHEVDAVIMLITSLLAIVVNVIMAVQLSHGHSHGQREVSELNRQSHLKLQASHPFIADTSVRSEELLSPSVKEQHLLPASISAVQQQKKQNINVRAAIVHVIGDIVQSVGVFLAACIIFFKPEWAVIDSICTFIFSIIVLFVTYGILRDVMMVLMEATPDYMDYGEVQKLFLSIEGVERVHNLRIWALSIDKLALSAHLAILADADPHRILEESKTLIHKRYNFYETTIQVEIYQPELHENDHSPNLPKGDALKHPKDVGTDNPHLIEDATKEKDQTLKEFHSTEEIKIVENSDKPQS, encoded by the coding sequence ATGAGTGAGAAGAAACTGCCTAGCACCGACGAGGATGATAATGAACCTGAGGATGAGGCTGCCTTGCAAGAGGCATTGCGGGAGATGGTGAAGATACCGGACATTGAATCGCGACACAAGCAGCCAACAAAACGTCACCAAACAACTGAGGTGCCTGCGTCTCGCAACTCGCCGccaagcaagcaacaaaagtGGTCAAAGCAGGCTGTAGCTGGTGTCCAATACAGCGACAGCAATAGAGACGCTACAGAGGCTTCTTGCAGTCGAGCACATAAACAAGATGAGAACCCGAATCCGATACAGAAGCGCTCCGAAACCTGGTCGGATCGCCTCAAGAAATCAACGAAGCGCTTGCAGTCTGAAATCCATTTGAAGTCCAGTAAGCCGCGTATTCCAGAAGCGTCCAAGGGTTCAGATTATTTGCAGATGCCGTCGCCTTCCCAATTGCTCGAGACGAGCATCGAGCATCCATTGTTGGATCAACACTTGAAGATGACGCGCATTGAGGCGGCAGCCAAACCCAAATCGAATAATCCAACTCGTGGTGCATTCAAGCACATGGTCAGCACTCAGACGCCACATACTTCGGCGGCTAATGCTGCCACCTGGACGGATGATGAACTAGTGGCAGCTCCAGACGCTCCCAAACAACAGATGGACACGCGGCAGTCGGGCATCATCAACATATTGACGGGACCATTTCGCAAGTCGTTGAATGTGGCGCCTAGTGTCAACGATGCGGAGCTGATCACATTGGAACCACAGGAACGCTTGACGCCTGGTAAAATCTTTAAGAATTTGCCCACATTTGGACGTGCTCGTAATCCAATTCAGCCAACAACTGAGGATGTAAAACGAATTTTGAAAGAAGCACTTGTGGAAAATGAAACGGATAAAGCTGCGGTAACTAAAGGTGCCTCATCAGCTGAAGCAGCTTCACAGGAGGAAGCTTCGGCTTCTGTTTCAACTGAAGCCGCAAAAGATCGAGTAAAACCAGTTCCCGCGGAGAAAATCGAAGAAATTCTTATAGAAGCTGCAGTCGAAGATGCAGAAATTCAAAAGATTTCTATACAAGATTCAACGCTTGGTTCTGCAACTGAAGCTAACAAGGAGCTGATAACTTTGGTTGAAGTTTTTGCTGGGCGAACAGCTAAGGAAGCTGCTCGCAGTCCGGATGCAGATAGTTTGGCAATCAGCACACCCAGCACCGTCTCTTCAATAACGCCCAAAACCAGTGAAGCCACTGTGCTTGAGGATGCTGTAATAGATGCAGATCTTTCGGCGGAGCAGGTTCAAGACGACGTAACAAATTCGTTGTCTACTGCCTTCAAGCGTTTTCTAGTGCTGCCCTTTGGTGGAGAACGTGTAGCTGCCGCCGAAGCTGCCACAAATGAACTGACGCCACATACTATCATTCTGATGCCGCACGATCTGCAGCACGCCTTGGCCgtggagcagcaacaacaggtgAAACTGGAGCAAAATGTGCAAGTGGAGCGGGAGGCATTCGAGCATGAGCCACTGCAGCACTCGGATTCGATACAAACGATGACAATACACGGAAGGGAGTCGCATATAACCACCAGCCATGATTACTGTCAGCGTGGACAGGTCAAGCCAGGCGTCGACAAGACGGCAGTCCGCAAGCTGATTGTGGCCTGCATTCTGTGCGTCTTCTTTATGATCTGCGAGATTATTGGCGGCTTGCTCTCAAACAGCTTGGCCATTGCCACAGATGCAGCGCATTTGCTCACCGATTTGGCTGGCTTCCTGATCTCACTGTTTGCTCTTTATCTTGCTGGACGCGCCTCGACGAATCGCTTCAATTTCGGCTGGCATCGAGCTGAAGTCATAGGCGCCTTGATGTCCGTATACTTTATTTGGGTAATCACTGGAGTGCTTGTCTGGATCGCCATACAGCGCATGATGTCGGGTGCCCATGAGGTGGATGCGGTCATTATGCTCATCACCTCACTGCTGGCAATTGTGGTGAACGTGATCATGGCAGTGCAACTGAGTCATGGCCACTCGCATGGCCAACGCGAAGTGAGCGAACTGAATCGTCAAAGTCACCTGAAGCTGCAAGCATCACATCCATTTATCGCAGATACTTCTGTCAGAAGCGAGGAGCTGCTAAGTCCCTCTGTGAAAGAACAACATCTGTTGCCCGCTTCGATCTCTGCGGTCCAACAgcagaaaaagcaaaacattaaTGTCCGAGCTGCCATCGTTCATGTGATTGGCGACATTGTCCAAAGTGTGGGCGTCTTTCTTGCCGCCTGCATCATCTTCTTTAAACCCGAATGGGCTGTCATCGATTCGATTTGCACGTTCatcttttcaattattgtGCTCTTCGTTACCTACGGCATATTGCGGGATGTCATGATGGTGCTCATGGAGGCGACTCCTGATTACATGGACTATGGCGAGGTGCAGAAGCTATTCCTCAGCATAGAAGGCGTCGAGCGTGTGCACAATTTGCGCATCTGGGCGCTCAGTATTGATAAATTAGCGCTTTCTGCTCATCTGGCAATACTTGCGGATGCGGATCCACATCGCATCCTGGAAGAGTCGAAAACATTGATACACAAACGCTACAACTTCTATGAGACAACCATTCAGGTGGAGATTTATCAGCCGGAATTGCACGAGAATGATCATTCGCCAAACTTGCCCAAAGGTGATGCTTTAAAGCATCCCAAAGATGTTGGCACGGACAATCCACATCTCATTGAGGATGCCACCAAGGAGAAAGATCAGACACTGAAGGAATTCCACTCGACAGAGGAGATAAAAATCGTTGAGAATTCTGACAAACCTCAGTCATAA